In Tepidimonas taiwanensis, the following are encoded in one genomic region:
- a CDS encoding site-specific DNA-methyltransferase, with the protein MSAIHDLIAQVTDPRLRERLAAEWASASKEKKFGLVFEDHLPERLPLPKTRPRRGDLVCRRAGPLKDVWRVLRVRDGIATCIRPGSEPHSTQTNPPATETVDLAVDELLVVREFGEPIFPSLVPVDAVQNGDPAGPWHVLIEADNYHALQLLDYLYAGRVDCIYIDPPYNTGARDWKYNNDYVDANDQWRHSKWLAFMEKRLKLAKRLLKADTGVLIVTIDEHEVHHLGMLLERLFPDWARQTVTVVINAKGVAQGRFARAEEYALYCFAPGAGTVPHHDDLLNPEREGKRFTTPRWEWLLRGGTNSRREDRPGLFYPIFVEPETRRITGVGEPLPLPQVPDLTAHAPRSVAWPIRTDGSWGNWRVGPNSLRALIDQGFVKLGGYDEQRGTWTVLYLGEKARRQIEEGAIEVVARDAATGAVEVRYTEREQRFPKTVWHRPLHDSGIYGSALLKSILGEGGRFSFPKSLYSTRDAVAAVVRDRPQALILDFFAGSGTTLHAVNLLNAADGGRRRCILVTNNEVSAEEAEAMRARGLQPGDDEWEAQGICRSVTWPRSKYTILGRRDDGSVLEGEYLTGKTVERDKPRRFRHIDFIDPAALTTAAKKQLVALIDGLPQTLVTEPCPHIVSEDHTVSVLFDPAAADDWLQALEGQAHISALVIVAPTKRQFDQLKAQVNELLGPLKVTEEEKRPMREGFAANLAYFKLDFLDPERVSLRRAFREILPLLWLKAGAVGPRPELRRNEPEPALFAPEGSNFVVLLDETRMGRLLQAISGRTGLSHVFIVTDADESFKTMAQEVRDAAGRGNPGLQVVQLYRDYLLNFMINQGGAK; encoded by the coding sequence TTGTCAGCCATCCACGATCTGATTGCCCAGGTCACCGACCCACGTCTGCGCGAGCGGCTGGCCGCAGAGTGGGCCAGCGCCTCGAAAGAAAAGAAATTCGGCCTGGTGTTCGAGGACCACCTGCCCGAACGGTTGCCGCTGCCCAAGACCAGGCCGCGCCGCGGTGACCTGGTCTGCCGGCGCGCAGGCCCGCTCAAGGACGTTTGGCGGGTCTTGCGGGTGCGCGACGGCATCGCGACCTGCATCCGACCCGGCAGCGAACCGCATTCAACGCAGACGAACCCGCCGGCCACCGAGACGGTCGATCTGGCCGTCGATGAACTGCTCGTGGTCCGGGAGTTCGGCGAGCCGATCTTCCCCTCGCTGGTGCCCGTGGACGCGGTGCAAAACGGCGACCCTGCCGGGCCCTGGCATGTGCTGATCGAAGCCGACAACTACCACGCACTGCAACTGCTGGACTACCTCTACGCCGGCCGGGTGGACTGCATCTACATCGACCCGCCCTACAACACCGGCGCGCGCGACTGGAAGTACAACAACGACTACGTGGACGCCAACGACCAGTGGCGGCACAGCAAGTGGCTGGCCTTCATGGAAAAGCGGCTGAAGCTCGCCAAGCGGCTGCTGAAAGCCGACACCGGGGTGCTGATCGTCACCATCGATGAGCATGAAGTTCACCACCTGGGAATGTTGCTGGAGCGGCTGTTTCCCGACTGGGCGCGGCAAACCGTGACCGTCGTCATCAACGCTAAAGGCGTGGCGCAGGGCCGCTTTGCGCGCGCCGAGGAATATGCGCTCTACTGCTTTGCCCCCGGCGCGGGCACCGTTCCCCACCACGACGACCTGCTCAATCCTGAACGCGAAGGCAAGCGGTTCACCACACCGCGCTGGGAGTGGTTGCTGCGCGGCGGCACCAACTCCCGGCGCGAGGATCGGCCCGGGCTGTTCTACCCCATCTTCGTCGAGCCTGAGACGCGCCGCATCACCGGCGTGGGCGAGCCACTGCCGCTGCCGCAGGTGCCGGACCTCACGGCGCACGCGCCGCGCTCTGTGGCCTGGCCCATCCGCACGGATGGGAGTTGGGGCAATTGGCGGGTCGGACCGAACAGTCTGCGCGCTCTGATCGATCAGGGCTTCGTCAAGCTGGGCGGTTATGACGAACAGCGTGGCACGTGGACGGTGCTTTATCTGGGTGAGAAAGCACGCCGACAGATCGAGGAAGGCGCCATCGAGGTCGTGGCCCGCGACGCGGCAACCGGTGCGGTCGAAGTCCGCTACACCGAACGCGAACAGCGTTTTCCCAAAACCGTCTGGCATCGCCCGCTGCACGACTCCGGCATCTACGGCTCTGCCTTGCTGAAGAGCATCCTGGGCGAAGGCGGGCGCTTTTCCTTTCCCAAGTCGCTCTACAGCACGCGCGATGCCGTTGCCGCCGTGGTGCGCGACCGGCCGCAGGCGCTCATCCTCGACTTCTTCGCCGGCAGCGGCACCACGCTGCATGCCGTCAACCTGCTCAACGCCGCCGACGGCGGCCGGCGCCGCTGCATCCTGGTCACCAACAACGAAGTGTCTGCGGAGGAGGCCGAGGCCATGCGCGCGCGCGGCCTGCAACCGGGCGATGACGAATGGGAGGCGCAGGGCATCTGCCGCTCGGTGACCTGGCCGCGCAGCAAGTACACCATCCTCGGCCGACGCGACGACGGTTCCGTCCTGGAGGGCGAATACCTCACCGGCAAGACGGTAGAGCGCGACAAGCCGCGCCGCTTCCGGCACATCGACTTCATCGACCCGGCCGCGCTGACCACGGCCGCCAAGAAGCAGCTCGTGGCGCTGATCGACGGTCTGCCGCAGACCCTGGTGACGGAGCCATGCCCCCACATCGTGTCCGAGGATCACACGGTCAGCGTGCTGTTCGACCCGGCCGCCGCCGACGATTGGCTGCAAGCCCTGGAAGGGCAGGCGCACATCAGTGCTTTGGTCATCGTGGCGCCGACCAAGCGCCAGTTCGATCAGTTGAAGGCACAGGTCAACGAACTGCTCGGGCCGCTGAAGGTGACAGAGGAGGAGAAGCGCCCGATGCGCGAGGGCTTCGCGGCCAACCTCGCCTACTTCAAGCTGGACTTTCTGGACCCCGAGCGCGTGTCGCTGCGCCGCGCCTTCCGCGAGATCCTGCCCTTGCTGTGGCTCAAGGCCGGCGCCGTGGGGCCGCGGCCCGAGCTCAGGCGCAACGAACCGGAGCCCGCACTGTTCGCCCCCGAGGGCAGCAACTTCGTCGTGCTGCTCGACGAGACGCGGATGGGACGGCTGCTCCAGGCCATCAGCGGCCGCACCGGCTTGTCGCATGTGTTCATCGTCACCGACGCGGACGAGTCGTTCAAGACGATGGCGCAAGAGGTTCGCGACGCCGCCGGGAGGGGCAACCCCGGCTTGCAGGTGGTGCAGTTGTACCGGGATTACCTGCTCAACTTTATGATCAACCAAGGAGGTGCGAAATGA
- a CDS encoding FAD-binding oxidoreductase, whose product MTETRHPLLGALRDAVGSAHVLTAADTDLTAYEQDWRRRHRGRALAVVRPGTPQEVAAVVRACAAHGTPIVPQGGNTGLVVGGVPDGSGTQVVLSLQRLNRVRALDADNLTLTLDAGCVLQVAQQAAEAAGLWLPLSLAAEGSCTIGGNLATNAGGTQVLRFGNARDLCLGLEVVTADGRIWNGLRGLRKDNTGYDLRHLFIGSEGTLGIITGAVLKLYPHPAAQLTAWASVPGLDAAVALLALAQRHLGPGLTGFEVMNRFALSLVRRHFPALHIPLADEAPYAVLLELSDSEDEAHARARLEATLADAIERACASDAVVAANLAQARTLWHIRESIPLAQAEEGLNVKHDISLPVSRIPAFCAEAEAALQAAVPGVRLVNFGHLGDGNLHFNVQCPEGADGPAFLRQYEGRLNALVYDLVQRHGGSISAEHGIGSLKAATLPRYQDPVALDLMRAIKRALDPAGLLNPGRVLADNALP is encoded by the coding sequence ATGACCGAAACCCGTCACCCCCTGCTCGGTGCCCTGCGTGACGCCGTTGGCAGCGCGCATGTGCTCACCGCGGCCGACACCGACCTCACCGCCTACGAACAGGACTGGCGCCGCCGCCACCGCGGACGGGCCCTGGCCGTCGTGCGCCCGGGCACGCCGCAGGAGGTCGCCGCCGTGGTGCGCGCCTGCGCCGCGCACGGCACGCCCATCGTGCCGCAGGGGGGCAACACGGGGCTGGTCGTCGGCGGCGTGCCCGACGGCAGCGGCACGCAGGTGGTGCTGAGCCTGCAGCGCCTCAACCGCGTGCGCGCGCTGGACGCCGACAACCTGACGCTGACCCTGGACGCGGGCTGCGTGCTGCAGGTGGCGCAGCAGGCGGCCGAGGCCGCGGGGCTGTGGCTGCCGCTGAGCCTGGCGGCCGAGGGCAGTTGCACCATCGGCGGCAACCTGGCCACCAACGCCGGCGGCACGCAGGTGCTGCGCTTTGGCAACGCGCGCGACCTGTGCCTGGGGCTGGAGGTGGTCACGGCCGACGGGCGGATCTGGAACGGGCTGCGCGGGCTGCGCAAGGACAACACCGGCTACGACCTGCGGCACCTCTTCATCGGCAGCGAGGGGACGCTGGGCATCATCACGGGCGCGGTGCTCAAGCTCTACCCCCACCCGGCGGCGCAGCTCACCGCGTGGGCCAGCGTCCCCGGGCTGGACGCGGCGGTGGCGCTGCTCGCTCTGGCGCAGCGCCACCTGGGACCGGGGTTGACGGGTTTCGAAGTGATGAACCGTTTTGCCCTGAGCCTCGTGCGGCGGCACTTTCCGGCGCTGCACATCCCGCTGGCCGACGAGGCCCCGTACGCGGTGCTGCTGGAGCTCAGCGACAGCGAAGACGAGGCCCACGCCCGCGCGCGGCTGGAGGCGACGCTGGCCGACGCGATCGAGCGCGCCTGCGCCAGCGACGCCGTGGTCGCCGCGAACCTCGCGCAGGCGCGCACGCTGTGGCACATCCGCGAAAGCATCCCGCTGGCGCAGGCCGAGGAGGGCCTCAACGTCAAGCACGACATCAGCCTGCCGGTGTCGCGCATCCCCGCCTTCTGCGCCGAGGCCGAAGCCGCGCTGCAGGCCGCGGTGCCGGGCGTGCGGCTGGTCAACTTCGGGCACCTGGGCGACGGCAACCTGCACTTCAACGTCCAATGCCCGGAAGGCGCCGACGGCCCCGCGTTCCTGCGCCAATACGAGGGCCGGCTCAACGCGCTCGTGTACGACCTGGTGCAGCGCCACGGCGGCTCGATCAGCGCCGAGCACGGCATCGGCAGCCTCAAGGCCGCGACGCTGCCGCGCTACCAGGACCCGGTGGCGCTGGACCTGATGCGCGCGATCAAGCGCGCGCTCGACCCGGCGGGCCTGCTCAACCCCGGGCGGGTGCTGGCGGATAATGCGCTCCCATGA
- a CDS encoding type II toxin-antitoxin system RelE/ParE family toxin, whose protein sequence is MAELRWTAEALAWLEDIDRYIAADNPPAAAKVVDGIVAKAELAAEFPDIGTRLRVVPEGEVRMLLYGHYRIAYLRRGDAAIVEILGVFHGALDINRYLP, encoded by the coding sequence ATGGCAGAGCTGAGGTGGACGGCCGAGGCACTGGCCTGGCTGGAGGACATTGACCGTTACATCGCCGCGGACAACCCGCCCGCGGCTGCCAAGGTCGTTGACGGCATCGTGGCCAAGGCGGAACTGGCCGCCGAGTTCCCCGACATCGGTACCCGGCTGCGCGTCGTGCCCGAGGGCGAGGTGCGCATGTTGCTGTACGGTCACTACCGTATTGCGTATCTGCGTCGAGGCGATGCAGCCATCGTCGAAATCCTCGGCGTCTTCCATGGCGCGCTCGACATCAACCGGTATCTGCCATGA
- a CDS encoding YihY family inner membrane protein, whose protein sequence is MHEPAMSAETDDAPPPATPAWRRLWADAQAFPWRSTAQTLRERFAADRLAVAAGSLTFTTTISLVPLMTVALAVFSAFPAFARVEQRLQRWMIESLVPDHIARQVSQYVWQFSNKAAQIGWSGAVILLITALALVLTIDRQLNDIWRVRRRRPLAQRVLVYWGLLTLGPLLLAAGLSASSYALSVSRGWLPALHQGTRVLLDVAGFVCVVGGVTALYRYVPNAPVRTRHALIGGVFVALAFELAQQGLAWYLRTVPTYSAVYGAFATIPILLIWLYLLWLIVLLGAVVVAYLPSLLAGVARRGDGAGWPLQLTLEVVAALDATRGRAHAGLTAEGLAARLRVDPLQLQEVLQTLRVLGWVERLDDDAGRWALLVDPAAVSVAPLVQRLLLARGPATEALWRRTDWEAMSLAEALPWPAGKGAWRMAAADAQS, encoded by the coding sequence ATGCACGAACCCGCCATGTCCGCCGAGACCGATGACGCGCCGCCGCCGGCGACGCCCGCGTGGCGGCGCCTGTGGGCCGATGCGCAGGCGTTTCCGTGGCGCTCCACGGCGCAGACGCTGCGCGAGCGCTTCGCGGCCGACCGGTTGGCGGTCGCCGCGGGCAGCCTGACCTTCACGACCACGATCTCGCTCGTGCCGCTGATGACGGTGGCGCTGGCGGTGTTTTCGGCGTTTCCGGCGTTCGCGCGCGTCGAGCAGCGGCTGCAGCGCTGGATGATCGAAAGCCTGGTGCCGGATCACATCGCGCGCCAGGTGTCGCAGTACGTCTGGCAGTTTTCCAACAAGGCGGCGCAGATCGGCTGGAGCGGCGCGGTGATTCTGCTGATCACGGCGCTGGCACTGGTGCTGACCATCGACCGCCAGCTCAACGACATCTGGCGTGTGCGCCGCCGGCGGCCGCTGGCGCAGCGGGTGCTGGTGTACTGGGGGCTGCTGACGCTGGGGCCGCTGCTGCTCGCCGCGGGCCTGAGCGCGAGCTCGTATGCCCTGTCGGTGTCGCGTGGGTGGCTGCCGGCGCTGCACCAGGGCACGCGCGTGCTGCTGGACGTGGCGGGATTCGTGTGCGTCGTCGGTGGCGTGACGGCGCTGTACCGTTATGTCCCCAATGCGCCCGTGCGCACGCGCCACGCGCTGATCGGCGGGGTGTTCGTCGCGCTGGCGTTTGAGCTGGCCCAACAAGGGCTGGCGTGGTATTTGCGCACCGTGCCGACGTATTCCGCCGTCTACGGGGCGTTTGCGACCATTCCGATCCTGCTCATCTGGCTGTACCTGTTGTGGCTGATCGTGCTGCTCGGGGCGGTCGTCGTCGCGTACCTGCCCAGTTTGCTGGCGGGCGTGGCGCGCCGCGGCGACGGGGCGGGTTGGCCGTTGCAGCTCACGCTCGAGGTCGTGGCCGCTTTGGATGCCACGCGTGGGCGCGCCCATGCGGGCCTGACGGCCGAGGGGCTGGCCGCGCGGCTGCGCGTCGATCCGTTGCAGCTGCAAGAGGTGTTGCAGACTTTGCGGGTGCTCGGGTGGGTGGAGCGGCTCGATGACGACGCCGGGCGCTGGGCGCTGTTGGTCGATCCTGCCGCGGTGTCGGTGGCACCGCTTGTGCAGCGTTTGTTGTTGGCGCGCGGGCCCGCGACCGAGGCGTTGTGGCGTCGCACCGATTGGGAGGCAATGTCTTTGGCCGAGGCACTGCCGTGGCCAGCGGGCAAAGGCGCGTGGCGAATGGCGGCGGCCGATGCGCAGTCCTGA
- a CDS encoding AzlD domain-containing protein encodes MTEAGWIQLLTVLACGLGTFLLRALPFWWGLRQSTERSHLIRRWSSAIGPAAIAALLVASLFPLLWPAAGPTRALPTAVALAAVILLQRLRGGLAASTLLGTGVYALMLWVSG; translated from the coding sequence ATGACTGAAGCCGGCTGGATACAGCTGCTGACCGTGCTGGCCTGTGGGCTGGGCACCTTCCTGCTGCGCGCCTTGCCCTTCTGGTGGGGGCTGCGTCAAAGTACCGAGCGTTCGCACCTCATCCGCCGCTGGTCCTCGGCCATCGGCCCGGCCGCCATCGCCGCCCTGCTGGTGGCGTCGCTCTTCCCTCTGCTGTGGCCAGCCGCTGGCCCCACTCGCGCCCTGCCCACGGCTGTTGCCCTGGCCGCCGTGATCCTCCTCCAGCGCCTGCGCGGGGGGCTGGCGGCCTCCACGCTGCTGGGCACGGGGGTGTATGCGTTGATGTTGTGGGTAAGCGGGTGA
- a CDS encoding thymidylate synthase: MTTRPIRSQYEDFMRHVFAHGTPKTDRTGVGTRSVFGYQMRFDLSEGFPLVTTKKLHVKSIIYELLWFLRGERNVRWLQERGVTIWDEWARADGDLGPIYGVQWRSWPTPDGGHIDQISEVLRTLRTNPDSRRMVVSAWNVADLPQMALAPCHALFQFYVADGKLSCQLYQRSADVFLGVPFNIASYALLTHMVAQQCDLGVGDFIWTGGDCHIYHNHVEQVQLQLSRSPYPYPTLRIRRRPPTLFDYEFDDFEFLDYQHHPAIKAPVAV, from the coding sequence ATGACGACGCGCCCCATCCGATCGCAGTACGAAGACTTCATGCGCCACGTCTTCGCGCACGGCACGCCGAAGACCGACCGCACCGGCGTGGGCACGCGCAGCGTATTTGGCTACCAGATGCGCTTCGACCTGTCGGAAGGCTTCCCGCTCGTCACGACGAAGAAGCTGCACGTCAAATCGATCATCTACGAGTTGCTGTGGTTTTTGCGCGGCGAGCGCAACGTCCGCTGGCTGCAGGAGCGCGGCGTGACGATCTGGGACGAGTGGGCGCGCGCCGACGGCGACCTGGGCCCCATCTACGGCGTGCAATGGCGCTCGTGGCCCACGCCGGACGGCGGCCACATCGACCAGATCAGCGAGGTGCTGCGCACCCTGCGCACCAACCCCGACTCGCGGCGCATGGTGGTGAGTGCCTGGAACGTCGCCGACCTGCCGCAGATGGCGCTGGCGCCGTGCCACGCGCTCTTTCAGTTCTACGTGGCCGACGGCAAGCTCTCGTGCCAGCTCTACCAGCGCAGCGCCGACGTCTTCCTGGGCGTCCCATTCAACATCGCCAGCTACGCGCTGCTGACACACATGGTGGCGCAGCAGTGTGACTTGGGCGTGGGGGACTTCATCTGGACCGGTGGCGACTGCCACATCTACCACAACCACGTGGAGCAGGTGCAGTTGCAACTGTCGCGCTCGCCCTACCCCTACCCAACGCTGCGCATCCGCCGCCGCCCGCCGACCCTGTTCGACTACGAATTCGACGACTTCGAATTCCTGGACTACCAGCACCACCCGGCCATCAAGGCGCCCGTGGCGGTGTGA
- a CDS encoding AzlC family ABC transporter permease: MTPQVLRGLGDSLAIAAGYVPVAFSFGLAAVQMGLGAPWAVAISAVVFAGASQFVLVSLLAAGGGPLTVVPTIWLLNARHLLYGRVVAEQLAQARPARVRPALAFGLTDEVFACAAARLPTLAPEQRAGWLAGLQAGAYGAWIAGTWLGAETGAQLVDRIPLLQEALQFVLPALFLSLLLQMGVHGRGRALWGAAGVTLLGLALGPAHLAIPAGMLAGAALQLLQAREDEDGDDD, encoded by the coding sequence ATGACGCCCCAGGTGCTGCGCGGCCTGGGCGACAGCCTAGCCATTGCAGCGGGCTACGTGCCCGTGGCTTTTTCTTTCGGGCTGGCCGCCGTTCAGATGGGTTTGGGGGCTCCATGGGCTGTGGCCATCTCAGCCGTCGTTTTTGCAGGGGCCAGCCAGTTCGTGCTGGTGTCCCTGCTCGCCGCCGGCGGCGGGCCGCTGACGGTGGTGCCCACCATCTGGCTGCTCAATGCCCGCCATCTGCTCTACGGCCGGGTGGTGGCCGAGCAGCTCGCGCAGGCGCGCCCGGCCCGCGTGCGCCCGGCCCTGGCCTTTGGCCTGACCGACGAAGTCTTCGCCTGCGCGGCCGCGCGTTTGCCCACCCTGGCCCCGGAACAGCGCGCGGGCTGGCTAGCTGGCCTGCAGGCCGGGGCTTATGGCGCGTGGATCGCTGGCACCTGGCTGGGGGCCGAGACCGGCGCCCAGCTGGTCGACCGGATCCCCCTGCTGCAGGAGGCTTTGCAGTTCGTGCTGCCGGCGCTCTTCCTGTCGCTGCTGCTGCAGATGGGGGTGCACGGACGTGGCCGGGCGCTGTGGGGGGCGGCGGGTGTCACGCTTCTGGGCCTGGCCCTGGGCCCGGCCCATCTGGCCATCCCGGCCGGCATGCTGGCCGGTGCGGCCCTGCAGTTGCTGCAGGCACGCGAGGACGAGGACGGCGACGATGACTGA
- a CDS encoding DUF2069 domain-containing protein produces the protein MPADARSRRTPPAPPSLPSDAVRRTRALAVSCLLGLIVLGLAWELWLAPLRPGGSWWALKVLPLTLPLPGLLKHRLYTYRWLSLLVWLYFTEGIVRATSESGLSAALAWGQVALCLGLFAACALHVRLRLRAAARAHTTAPG, from the coding sequence ATGCCAGCCGATGCGCGATCCCGCCGAACTCCCCCCGCCCCGCCGAGCCTGCCGTCGGACGCCGTGCGGCGCACGCGCGCGCTGGCGGTGAGCTGCCTGCTGGGCCTGATCGTGCTCGGGCTGGCGTGGGAGCTGTGGCTCGCCCCGCTGCGCCCCGGTGGATCGTGGTGGGCGCTGAAAGTGCTGCCGCTGACCCTGCCGTTGCCCGGGCTGCTGAAGCACCGGCTCTACACCTACCGCTGGCTGAGCCTGCTGGTGTGGCTGTATTTCACCGAGGGCATCGTGCGCGCGACGAGCGAGTCCGGGCTATCGGCCGCCCTGGCGTGGGGCCAGGTGGCGCTGTGCCTGGGGCTGTTCGCCGCGTGCGCGCTGCACGTGCGGTTGCGGCTGCGCGCCGCCGCACGAGCGCACACCACGGCACCGGGTTGA
- a CDS encoding helix-turn-helix domain-containing protein, giving the protein MSTVSAIGRNLLRFREQRGLTLAGLSERSGVAKSTLSQLENGDGNPTIETLWAVANALGVPFGQLVNEELSDGGELLDKGVIVRLIEKSTDDPEIEVYLIELLPGCRKDSAPHPEGVKERITVLSGAMLVGQADRPRMVRAGDTHAFDADVPHVYAATEQGGRAMVVIVYPPKTYSASASTLYLEWPQTPSAWEGVRSVMERALLEVSNGLGARILRLRGEPLNRRDGLLKLRQMQHEATAGPWRWPVLSLVEDDAQGPYVAVVPMPLTGAFAQPDQAPPAWANADLPAAATRLARLAESPFIELGASETAAIQAYLEGHSWVLNSLAAEVLLQRGRMCMPRQLHHVRPAPAAAQRGGRDGPFSSRIDVEQHDAFELLHPAYARQVVAAAQDIASFAGPQPALQAIDVGAGPGLPLLMLHELHPGCRFLAVEPDEAAFVCLQRNAHGVEGIELHHGGFLELDLPSGETPLITSFGASHHFNTAFMLQKAMQLLQPGGLLVVADEFLPEFASVDERNLALVRHHSAYLLASMAWVGEPPASEGRLDLKLYRDLRRSIIMAMVAATEGKSTQAVSLCRNLYARLCESGLRERPAHEIGAFVRFYWLELQAMVASFDYEVERKTFPRRFVGLAALAGLELRRHRRVFATTGSDDWGGGTHVFTFSKPEGA; this is encoded by the coding sequence GTGAGCACCGTCTCAGCCATCGGCAGGAATCTGCTGCGATTTCGGGAACAGCGAGGGCTCACGCTGGCGGGCTTGTCCGAGCGCAGCGGGGTGGCGAAATCGACCTTGTCGCAGCTGGAAAACGGCGATGGCAACCCCACGATCGAGACCCTGTGGGCTGTGGCCAACGCCCTGGGAGTGCCCTTCGGCCAGCTGGTCAACGAGGAACTGAGCGACGGCGGCGAGCTGTTGGACAAGGGGGTGATTGTTCGATTAATCGAAAAATCGACCGACGACCCCGAGATCGAGGTCTATCTGATCGAACTGCTGCCAGGCTGCCGCAAGGACTCCGCCCCGCATCCGGAAGGGGTGAAGGAACGCATCACGGTGCTGTCCGGGGCCATGCTGGTGGGGCAGGCCGACCGGCCGCGCATGGTGAGGGCAGGCGACACTCACGCCTTCGACGCCGATGTGCCGCATGTGTACGCGGCCACCGAGCAAGGCGGCCGGGCCATGGTGGTGATCGTGTATCCGCCCAAGACGTATTCGGCCAGTGCCTCCACGCTCTACCTAGAGTGGCCCCAGACCCCGAGCGCCTGGGAGGGGGTACGCAGCGTGATGGAGCGCGCCCTGCTGGAGGTGTCCAACGGCCTGGGCGCGCGCATCCTGCGACTGCGCGGCGAGCCGCTCAATAGGCGTGACGGCCTGCTCAAGCTGCGCCAGATGCAGCACGAGGCCACCGCCGGTCCCTGGCGCTGGCCGGTGCTGTCGCTGGTGGAAGACGACGCCCAGGGGCCGTATGTCGCCGTGGTGCCCATGCCCCTGACCGGAGCCTTTGCCCAACCCGACCAGGCACCACCCGCCTGGGCCAACGCCGACCTGCCGGCTGCCGCCACCCGCCTAGCCCGGCTGGCGGAATCGCCCTTCATCGAGCTTGGCGCGTCCGAAACGGCTGCGATCCAGGCTTATTTGGAGGGCCACAGCTGGGTGCTCAACAGCCTGGCCGCTGAGGTGCTGCTGCAGCGGGGGCGCATGTGCATGCCGCGGCAGCTGCATCACGTGCGCCCGGCGCCCGCGGCGGCGCAGCGCGGCGGCCGGGACGGGCCGTTCTCCAGCCGCATCGACGTGGAGCAACACGATGCCTTCGAGCTGCTGCACCCCGCCTATGCCCGCCAAGTAGTGGCCGCCGCCCAGGATATCGCAAGCTTCGCCGGACCCCAGCCCGCCTTGCAGGCCATCGACGTGGGCGCAGGGCCGGGTCTGCCGTTGCTGATGCTGCACGAGCTGCATCCGGGTTGCCGTTTCCTGGCCGTCGAACCCGACGAGGCGGCGTTTGTGTGCCTGCAGCGCAATGCCCACGGGGTTGAGGGCATCGAGCTGCATCACGGCGGCTTCCTGGAGCTCGACCTGCCGAGCGGCGAGACACCGCTCATCACCTCTTTCGGCGCCTCGCACCACTTCAACACAGCCTTCATGCTGCAAAAGGCCATGCAGCTGCTGCAGCCCGGCGGGCTGCTGGTGGTGGCCGACGAGTTCCTGCCCGAATTCGCCAGCGTGGATGAACGCAACCTCGCCCTGGTGCGCCACCACAGCGCCTACCTGCTGGCCAGCATGGCCTGGGTGGGCGAGCCGCCGGCCTCCGAAGGGAGGCTGGACCTCAAGCTCTACCGCGACTTGCGCCGCTCCATCATCATGGCCATGGTCGCGGCCACCGAGGGCAAATCGACCCAGGCGGTGAGCCTGTGCCGTAACCTGTATGCGCGCCTGTGCGAGTCCGGTTTGCGCGAGCGCCCTGCACATGAGATCGGGGCCTTCGTGCGCTTCTACTGGCTGGAGCTGCAGGCCATGGTGGCCAGCTTCGACTACGAGGTCGAGCGCAAGACCTTCCCGCGCCGCTTTGTCGGGCTGGCCGCGCTCGCCGGGCTGGAGTTGCGCCGCCACCGCCGGGTGTTTGCCACCACCGGCAGCGACGACTGGGGCGGGGGCACCCATGTCTTCACCTTCAGCAAGCCGGAGGGCGCATGA
- a CDS encoding DMT family transporter: protein MLSRAQALGLVALTLMWGVNWPVMKLSLQELSPLFFRAVTMTGGALWLFAFYRWRGVRLPPRRSEWRSIVTLALPNMLGWHTLAIFGVAALASGRAAILGFTMPVWTVLLGALFFGQPLTRRTSVAAVAVVR, encoded by the coding sequence ATGCTGTCGCGCGCCCAAGCCCTGGGACTGGTGGCCTTGACGCTGATGTGGGGCGTCAACTGGCCGGTCATGAAACTGTCGCTGCAGGAGCTCTCGCCCCTGTTCTTCCGCGCCGTGACGATGACCGGCGGCGCGCTGTGGCTGTTCGCGTTCTATCGCTGGCGCGGTGTGCGCCTGCCGCCCCGGCGCAGCGAGTGGCGCAGCATCGTCACGCTGGCACTGCCCAACATGCTGGGCTGGCACACGCTGGCCATCTTTGGCGTGGCCGCCCTGGCGTCCGGGCGGGCGGCCATCCTGGGCTTTACCATGCCGGTGTGGACGGTGCTGCTGGGGGCACTGTTCTTCGGCCAGCCGCTGACGCGGCGCACCTCCGTGGCGGCGGTGGCGGTGGTGCGGTAG